TCTCTCTGTTGGTTCTTCAACAAGTGCAAGAACCGGAAGATCAAGGTTTACACCAGGTTCATATCCAAACATCTCCTGCATTTCAACCTGTAGTGCGTGCATGTAGAGCGCATTTGGAATATCCATTGCACAAAGCTCTTCGCACTGACCACAGTTGACACATGAATCTGATACGTGGACATATCTGATCATATGGAACATAAATGGAGGTGGAACCTGGCCGGGTGTTACAAGGTATGGTTTCTTTGTTGAGCACTCAACACAGTAACAGATTGGACAGTTCTCAATGCACTGGTAGCATTTGATACAGCGTGAAGTCTCTTTCATAATGAAGCTCAGGCGGTCCTGGCCCTCGCCCATTGCTGCGAACTGCTCTTCCCTTGCTTTATCTGCAAGTTTGTACATTGCCTGCTCGATCTTGGCGCGGATTGCAACGAATTTTGGATCCGTTGGTGCGGTCTCAATTCCGCCTGAAACTTTGTTTATAAGTTCAGCGCCTTTGTCTGAGCATACTTCGATGAATGTTGCCTTGCCGGCTTTATCAGCTGGTACACCCCAGTTACCGCATGCAATATCACACTGGCGCGGGACCTTGGTCTTACAGCGCTGGCAGTTTGCACGGCGTCCGTATCCCTCTTCCTCAAGTTCGTCGATCTTTATGCCTTTGTGTTCACCGTCTTTTGTAACAATGATGAACTGGCCTTTGTCGATCTCTTCCTTTACAACATCGTCCGGGCTGACTCCGAACTTCTCTTCAATCATCTTTCTTCCTGCAACAGGACTGATTGAACCACCGCAGTTAAGACCGATTGTGTAGATGTTGTCGAGATTGATCTGCTGCCTCTTTGCAAGTTCATAGAGTGCCTTTGCATCGCAACCCTTCAGGGTTACTGCAAGCTTCATGTTCTTTGCACCGTCAAGGAACTTCTTGATCAGTTTTGGCATCAGAAGGGTACCACAGTGAAGTGAACCGCTGAGTCTCTCGATGTCTTCCGGATTTGTGATGAATGCAGGTTTTGCATCGTAAATATCGTAGCCCTTCTCGACTGCGAATACTGCATCAACAAGGCCGGTTTCAAGGGCGTTTTTAAGTATTGCTGTTACTGCACCGCCGCACTCTCCTTTCTCAAGGTAAGCGGCATCCTTTGCCCATGCAAGTAACATATCTCCATTTGCTACCATC
The sequence above is a segment of the Methanoplanus limicola DSM 2279 genome. Coding sequences within it:
- a CDS encoding Coenzyme F420 hydrogenase/dehydrogenase, beta subunit C-terminal domain; translated protein: MVANGDMLLAWAKDAAYLEKGECGGAVTAILKNALETGLVDAVFAVEKGYDIYDAKPAFITNPEDIERLSGSLHCGTLLMPKLIKKFLDGAKNMKLAVTLKGCDAKALYELAKRQQINLDNIYTIGLNCGGSISPVAGRKMIEEKFGVSPDDVVKEEIDKGQFIIVTKDGEHKGIKIDELEEEGYGRRANCQRCKTKVPRQCDIACGNWGVPADKAGKATFIEVCSDKGAELINKVSGGIETAPTDPKFVAIRAKIEQAMYKLADKAREEQFAAMGEGQDRLSFIMKETSRCIKCYQCIENCPICYCVECSTKKPYLVTPGQVPPPFMFHMIRYVHVSDSCVNCGQCEELCAMDIPNALYMHALQVEMQEMFGYEPGVNLDLPVLALVEEPTERKRLSDTGDDQIFNIFN